A single genomic interval of Methyloceanibacter caenitepidi harbors:
- a CDS encoding pseudouridine synthase, with protein MKAKVNERTTGGQAPRKRARTRPAPPKREMEPMRIAKAIAHAGLCSRRDAEKWIEAGRVCVNGTVLTSPAHVVSSEDTILVDGEPLPSLHAPRLWRYNKPKGLVTSHKDPDGRPTVFANLPDTLPRVVSVGRLDINTEGLLLLTTDGALARHLELPSTGWVRRYRVRAHGQVSQDALDALKSGVTIDGIRYGPIDAKIERTQGSNLWLLIGLREGKNREVKRIAAHLGLSVNRLIRTSFGPFSLGDLPAGAVDEVKRKVIADQLGATLARELGVKT; from the coding sequence ATGAAAGCCAAGGTGAACGAACGGACGACCGGCGGTCAAGCGCCGCGGAAACGGGCACGCACGCGCCCCGCCCCGCCCAAGCGCGAGATGGAGCCGATGCGGATCGCCAAGGCGATCGCCCATGCCGGGCTGTGCTCCCGGCGCGACGCGGAGAAATGGATCGAGGCCGGCCGCGTCTGCGTGAACGGTACTGTCCTGACGAGCCCTGCGCATGTGGTGAGCAGCGAAGACACAATCCTGGTTGACGGGGAGCCCCTCCCCTCCCTGCATGCGCCGCGCCTGTGGCGCTACAACAAGCCGAAGGGCCTCGTGACCAGCCACAAGGATCCGGATGGCCGGCCGACCGTTTTCGCCAATCTGCCCGACACGTTGCCCCGCGTGGTGTCGGTCGGCCGCCTCGACATCAACACCGAAGGCCTGCTGCTGCTGACGACCGACGGCGCCTTGGCGCGTCATTTGGAACTCCCGAGCACGGGCTGGGTCCGGCGCTACCGCGTGCGCGCGCATGGCCAGGTCAGCCAGGATGCGCTCGATGCCCTCAAGAGCGGCGTCACGATCGACGGCATCCGCTACGGCCCCATCGACGCCAAGATCGAACGGACACAAGGGAGCAATCTCTGGCTGCTTATCGGTCTCCGCGAGGGCAAGAACCGCGAGGTGAAGCGCATCGCCGCTCATCTGGGCCTCAGCGTGAACCGGCTGATCCGCACCTCCTTCGGTCCCTTCTCGTTGGGCGATCTGCCGGCTGGGGCGGTCGACGAAGTCAAGCGCAAGGTGATCGCCGATCAGCTCGGCGCGACGCTCGCCCGCGAGTTGGGCGTGAAGACCTGA
- the rsmD gene encoding 16S rRNA (guanine(966)-N(2))-methyltransferase RsmD, producing MRIVAGRFKGKSLDAPKGLNTRPTSDRVREALFNVLTHGALEIAFEDVRVLDLFSGSGALGLEAVSRGARYCLFIEEDAGARGTIRRNVEALGLTGVTKIWRRDATQLGPVGTLNPFDLVFCDPPYGKGLGTRALQSALDGGWLAPNAVIVLEERAGEPPNWPHGLVEIDRRRYGDTEIAIARYEC from the coding sequence ATGCGCATCGTCGCCGGGCGCTTCAAGGGCAAGTCGCTCGATGCGCCCAAGGGCTTGAACACGCGCCCAACGTCGGACCGAGTCCGCGAGGCACTCTTCAACGTGCTCACCCATGGCGCGCTGGAGATTGCGTTCGAAGACGTGCGCGTGCTCGACCTGTTCTCCGGCTCCGGCGCGTTGGGGCTGGAGGCGGTGTCGCGCGGCGCCCGGTACTGCCTCTTCATCGAGGAGGACGCCGGCGCGCGCGGCACGATCCGCCGCAATGTGGAGGCCTTGGGGCTCACGGGCGTGACCAAGATCTGGCGGCGCGACGCCACCCAGCTCGGCCCCGTGGGCACATTGAACCCGTTTGACTTGGTGTTCTGCGACCCGCCTTATGGCAAGGGATTGGGCACGCGTGCCTTGCAAAGCGCGCTCGATGGCGGCTGGCTTGCGCCGAATGCCGTGATCGTGCTGGAAGAACGGGCGGGAGAGCCGCCGAACTGGCCGCACGGTCTGGTAGAGATCGACCGGCGCCGCTATGGCGACACCGAGATTGCGATCGCTCGATACGAGTGTTGA
- the lpxK gene encoding tetraacyldisaccharide 4'-kinase, whose product MPLETPSWWYGKRGSLAKVTLAKVMPVLLSPVAAFYGRSAASRLAQEPAYHSRLPVICIGNFTSGGGGKTPTAIALAGLLKAMGKAPAFLTRGYGGSAKDVVQVAGHDASEVGDEALLLAEAAPTFVSADRAAGAKAIEETGADLIVMDDGFQNPGLAKDLSLIVVDAGSGLGNGKVIPAGPLRAPLAVQMPYADALLVIGEGKKGDALIKRFEAAGKPALRAKITPNCDPRWLTILPAIGFAGIARPSKFFATLKSNGARLVASHGFGDHHRFTEKEARRLLDEAEAKKAMLVTTEKDWARLSEDDDDEDESAVAELKKRSRPFPIVITFDDEDAVKALLEETLEKASSKK is encoded by the coding sequence ATGCCTCTTGAGACACCCTCCTGGTGGTATGGCAAGCGCGGGAGCCTCGCCAAAGTCACGCTCGCCAAAGTCATGCCCGTCCTGCTCTCGCCCGTCGCCGCGTTCTACGGCCGGAGCGCCGCCTCACGCCTGGCACAAGAGCCGGCTTACCATTCACGCCTGCCCGTGATCTGCATCGGCAACTTCACCTCCGGCGGCGGCGGCAAGACTCCGACGGCCATTGCTCTGGCCGGGCTGCTCAAGGCCATGGGCAAGGCTCCCGCCTTCCTCACGCGCGGCTATGGCGGCAGCGCCAAGGATGTGGTCCAGGTCGCCGGGCACGATGCGAGCGAGGTCGGCGACGAGGCCCTTCTTTTAGCCGAGGCAGCGCCGACATTCGTTTCCGCGGACAGGGCTGCGGGCGCAAAGGCGATCGAAGAAACGGGCGCCGACTTAATCGTCATGGATGACGGGTTTCAAAATCCGGGGCTGGCGAAGGATCTGTCGCTGATCGTAGTGGACGCTGGCTCGGGGCTCGGCAACGGGAAGGTCATTCCAGCTGGCCCGTTGCGCGCGCCGCTAGCCGTCCAGATGCCGTATGCCGATGCTCTGCTCGTCATCGGCGAGGGCAAGAAGGGCGATGCGCTCATCAAGCGCTTCGAGGCGGCCGGCAAGCCCGCCTTGCGCGCGAAGATCACGCCCAATTGCGACCCGCGCTGGCTCACCATCCTGCCGGCGATCGGCTTTGCGGGGATCGCGCGGCCGTCGAAATTCTTCGCGACGCTGAAGTCGAACGGAGCGCGCCTCGTTGCCAGTCACGGCTTCGGCGATCATCACCGCTTCACCGAGAAGGAAGCGCGTCGCCTGCTGGACGAGGCCGAAGCCAAGAAGGCGATGCTGGTGACGACCGAAAAGGACTGGGCGCGTCTCAGCGAGGATGACGACGATGAAGACGAGAGCGCTGTTGCCGAGCTGAAGAAACGCTCGCGGCCGTTCCCGATCGTCATCACGTTCGACGACGAGGATGCCGTGAAGGCGTTGCTTGAAGAGACGCTCGAAAAGGCGTCTTCAAAAAAGTAG
- a CDS encoding glycosyltransferase N-terminal domain-containing protein has translation MVKRFLASEQGTAFLSKLAAGYIRLVYGTSTVVREPEDTDAKLFDQHPQILAMWHGQFMLLPNLKPERPAEVKAMVSRHGDAELIGDVLRRFGMDLIRGAGAGKRKRNRGGATAMRESLRALEAGATVAMTADVPPGPARRAGTGIATLSAKSGRPVVPFAIATSRAVKLSTWSAFTINLPFSTLAIVIGDPVAPPRSEDPADIEAGRKAIEQALAETTARAYALAGAADPLSPEEKAKPGAALKTYRLATQLAAPVAPLLLAWRTRKGKEERDRRPERYGIAGTPRPSGFLVWFHAASVGETNAALPLIEHIAQARPDIRILLTTATVTSARHARMRLPQGAIHQYVPLDRTSYLKRFLDHWRPDLAVLVESEVWPNLVLETKATGIPLLLINARMSGPSYKRWRRRPGMSRPIFSAFDLVLAQNERLAEQMAQLGAPKSYAAGNLKADAPPPPVDAAAKADLSAAFWGRPVWLAASTHPGEDEIVGAAHAKIKETLPDIATIIVPRHPERGTAIAETLRSRGLKVTMRSQGGSIDANTDVYVADTIGELGVFYALTPVAFIGGSLVKHGGQNPVEAIKLGAAVLAGPHVHNFREMYADLLKAGGAREVADAATLADAVLDLLQNEVARKEVHAKAEACVAMMTGAMPKTLEAIEAYFPEKVPLQHAS, from the coding sequence ATGGTGAAGCGTTTTCTCGCATCCGAGCAAGGCACGGCTTTCCTGAGCAAGCTCGCCGCCGGTTATATCCGGCTCGTATACGGCACCAGCACCGTGGTGCGCGAACCGGAAGACACGGACGCAAAGCTCTTTGACCAGCACCCGCAAATTCTGGCCATGTGGCACGGCCAGTTCATGTTGCTGCCCAATCTCAAACCCGAGCGCCCGGCCGAGGTGAAGGCCATGGTCTCGCGCCATGGAGACGCCGAACTGATCGGCGACGTGCTGCGCCGCTTCGGTATGGACCTGATCCGCGGCGCGGGCGCCGGAAAACGCAAACGCAACCGCGGCGGCGCGACGGCGATGCGGGAATCCCTGCGCGCGCTCGAAGCGGGCGCGACCGTCGCGATGACGGCGGATGTGCCGCCCGGGCCTGCCCGGCGCGCGGGCACTGGTATCGCAACGCTCTCGGCGAAATCCGGACGCCCCGTGGTGCCGTTCGCGATCGCCACCAGCCGGGCCGTGAAGCTTTCGACCTGGAGCGCCTTCACGATCAACCTGCCGTTCTCGACGCTGGCCATCGTCATCGGCGACCCCGTCGCACCCCCGCGTTCGGAGGACCCTGCCGACATCGAAGCGGGACGCAAGGCCATCGAGCAGGCCCTCGCCGAGACGACCGCGCGGGCCTACGCGCTTGCCGGCGCCGCCGATCCACTCAGCCCCGAAGAGAAGGCGAAGCCCGGCGCCGCGCTCAAGACCTACCGGCTGGCGACACAGCTGGCCGCACCCGTCGCCCCTTTGCTGCTGGCGTGGCGGACGCGCAAGGGCAAGGAGGAACGCGACCGGCGCCCCGAACGCTACGGGATCGCGGGCACGCCTCGTCCCAGCGGCTTCCTCGTCTGGTTCCATGCAGCATCCGTGGGAGAGACGAATGCCGCGCTCCCGCTGATCGAGCACATCGCGCAGGCGCGGCCGGACATCCGTATCTTGCTGACAACCGCCACGGTGACGTCGGCGCGCCATGCGCGCATGCGCTTGCCCCAAGGCGCGATCCATCAATACGTTCCGCTGGACCGAACCAGCTATCTCAAGCGCTTTCTGGACCACTGGCGTCCCGATCTCGCCGTTCTGGTGGAATCGGAGGTGTGGCCCAACCTCGTGCTCGAGACGAAGGCGACCGGCATCCCGCTCCTTCTGATCAACGCGCGCATGTCCGGGCCTTCCTACAAGAGATGGCGGCGGCGCCCCGGCATGAGCCGGCCCATCTTTTCGGCCTTCGACCTCGTGCTGGCCCAGAACGAACGGCTTGCCGAGCAGATGGCACAGCTCGGCGCGCCCAAGTCCTACGCGGCCGGCAATCTGAAGGCGGACGCGCCCCCACCGCCCGTGGACGCCGCGGCGAAGGCGGACCTGTCGGCTGCGTTCTGGGGACGGCCGGTCTGGCTGGCGGCCAGCACCCATCCCGGCGAGGACGAGATCGTCGGGGCGGCCCACGCCAAGATAAAAGAGACGCTGCCGGATATCGCCACCATCATCGTGCCGCGTCATCCCGAGCGCGGCACCGCCATCGCCGAGACGCTGCGGTCCCGCGGCCTGAAGGTCACGATGCGATCGCAAGGCGGGAGCATCGATGCCAACACGGATGTCTATGTGGCGGACACGATCGGCGAGCTCGGCGTGTTCTACGCGCTCACGCCCGTCGCTTTCATCGGCGGGTCCCTGGTCAAGCACGGGGGCCAGAACCCCGTGGAGGCGATCAAGCTCGGCGCCGCCGTCCTGGCCGGTCCGCACGTGCATAATTTCCGCGAGATGTATGCGGACCTGCTGAAGGCGGGAGGTGCCCGGGAGGTCGCAGATGCCGCCACCCTTGCCGATGCGGTGCTCGACCTGCTTCAGAACGAAGTGGCCCGCAAGGAAGTCCACGCCAAGGCCGAGGCCTGCGTCGCCATGATGACCGGGGCCATGCCGAAAACGCTGGAAGCGATCGAAGCCTACTTCCCGGAGAAGGTGCCGCTGCAACATGCCTCTTGA
- the mutL gene encoding DNA mismatch repair endonuclease MutL — protein MAIRQLPPNLINRIAAGEVVERPASVVKELVENAIDAGASRIDVTVSGGGLQLIRVADDGAGMDARDLELAVERHATSKLKGEDLSHILTLGFRGEALPSIGAVAKLRITSRASDAADAFTIEVDGGRKAPLKPAARSAGTEVEVRDLFYATPARLKFMKSERAETTAITDVVKRLGLAHPEVAFSLSNGERTTLRLEACPPGLLDHGLSRLGRILGAEFVDDALPVSATRGHVRVEGYAGLPTLHRPNGLSIYLVVNGRPVRDRLIAGTVRAAYGDLVPRGRYPMVALFVDIPPEEVDVNVHPAKTELRFRDANGMRSLLIGAVRDALGEAGHRATGSLAHEALQRMRPAEYGLPPEDSGPRVYQSGPRAYSGPQRASYPTPDRVAFSDQAQAPLGGVAAPSADMRGAMTAEEPTDAYPLGAARAQIQDTFIIAQTGDALVIVDQHAAHERLVYERLKSALENGGVARQMLLIPDIVEMAPEALDSLLGAVDELERFGLVVESFGPQALAVREVPALLGNCDTRTLLSDLAGLLMEAEDGSGAQVLRDRLDHVLSTMACHGSVRAGRRLSPEEMNALLRDMEKTPFSGQCNHGRPTYVELKLTDIEKLFQRR, from the coding sequence ATGGCCATTCGTCAGCTGCCGCCGAACCTCATCAATCGCATTGCCGCGGGTGAGGTGGTCGAGCGGCCCGCAAGCGTCGTGAAGGAACTGGTGGAAAACGCGATCGACGCGGGAGCGTCCCGTATCGACGTGACCGTGAGCGGGGGCGGCCTCCAGCTCATCCGCGTGGCCGATGACGGCGCGGGCATGGACGCGCGCGATTTGGAGCTTGCCGTGGAGCGCCATGCCACGTCCAAGCTCAAGGGAGAGGACCTCTCTCATATCCTGACGCTGGGCTTCCGAGGCGAGGCGCTGCCGTCCATCGGTGCCGTGGCCAAGCTCCGCATCACCAGCCGGGCCAGCGACGCCGCCGACGCGTTCACTATCGAGGTCGATGGCGGCCGCAAGGCCCCGCTGAAGCCTGCCGCCCGATCCGCCGGCACGGAAGTTGAGGTGCGCGACCTCTTCTACGCCACGCCCGCCCGGCTCAAATTCATGAAATCGGAACGGGCCGAGACGACCGCCATCACAGATGTGGTGAAGCGTTTGGGCCTGGCCCACCCGGAGGTGGCGTTCTCGTTGTCCAATGGCGAGCGTACCACGCTACGGCTGGAGGCCTGCCCGCCGGGACTTCTCGACCATGGCTTGTCGCGTCTCGGACGCATCCTGGGTGCGGAGTTCGTGGACGACGCGCTCCCGGTCTCTGCGACCCGCGGCCATGTTCGGGTCGAGGGATATGCCGGTCTGCCGACGCTTCACCGTCCGAACGGGCTCAGCATCTATCTCGTCGTCAACGGCCGCCCGGTGCGCGACCGCCTGATCGCCGGCACGGTTCGCGCGGCCTACGGCGACCTCGTGCCGCGCGGCCGCTATCCCATGGTCGCGCTGTTCGTGGATATCCCGCCCGAAGAGGTGGATGTGAACGTCCACCCGGCCAAGACCGAGCTGCGATTCCGCGACGCCAACGGCATGCGGTCGCTGCTGATCGGGGCTGTGCGGGACGCCCTGGGCGAGGCCGGACACCGGGCGACCGGAAGTCTTGCACACGAGGCCTTGCAGCGCATGCGCCCGGCGGAATACGGCTTGCCGCCGGAGGACAGCGGACCGCGCGTCTATCAGAGCGGCCCGCGTGCGTATTCCGGGCCTCAAAGGGCCTCCTACCCAACGCCGGACAGGGTGGCTTTCAGCGACCAGGCGCAAGCGCCGCTCGGAGGCGTCGCGGCGCCCTCGGCGGACATGCGCGGGGCCATGACGGCCGAGGAGCCCACGGACGCGTATCCGCTCGGCGCCGCGCGCGCCCAGATTCAGGACACCTTCATCATCGCTCAAACGGGCGATGCGCTTGTCATCGTCGATCAACACGCCGCCCATGAGCGGCTGGTCTATGAGCGCCTGAAAAGTGCGCTCGAAAACGGCGGCGTGGCCCGGCAGATGCTGCTGATCCCCGACATCGTGGAGATGGCGCCCGAGGCCCTCGACAGCCTGCTCGGAGCCGTGGACGAGCTGGAGCGGTTCGGTCTCGTCGTCGAAAGTTTCGGACCGCAGGCCCTGGCCGTCCGGGAAGTGCCGGCTCTGCTCGGCAATTGCGATACGCGGACGCTCCTCAGCGATCTTGCGGGGCTCCTCATGGAAGCCGAAGACGGAAGCGGTGCGCAAGTTTTGCGCGACCGGCTCGATCACGTCCTCTCCACCATGGCCTGCCACGGCAGCGTCCGCGCCGGACGGCGCCTGTCGCCCGAGGAGATGAACGCGCTGCTGCGTGATATGGAGAAGACGCCGTTCTCCGGCCAGTGCAATCACGGCCGCCCCACCTATGTGGAGCTGAAGCTCACCGATATCGAGAAGCTGTTTCAGCGCCGCTAG
- the purD gene encoding phosphoribosylamine--glycine ligase, whose protein sequence is MNVLLIGGGGREHALAWKLAQSPLLDTLYCAPGNAGIAETAECVSLDVGDHGAVAKFCDEKKIGLVVIGPEAPLVSGLSDDLAAQGLPVFGPSKAASALEGSKGFTKDLCTEFGIPTAAYGRFTDAASAKAYLAGQKLPIVIKADGLAAGKGVVIAERLDEAEAAIDACFDGAFGDAGAEVVVEEFLNGEEASFFALVDGETALPLATAQDHKRVDDGDLGPNTGGMGAYSPAPIMTDALCARTMDEIILPTVAAMKARGTPFKGVLYAGLMIEDGAPKLIEYNVRFGDPEAQPLMMRLKSDLLPVLLATAQGRLNGVTLDWEADAALCVVMAAKGYPGAYDKGTEIRGLERAGADPRTAIFHAGTTRDGSRIFATGGRVLGVTALGEDIATAQTRAYQAVDAIDWPGGFCRRDIGWRALKRGA, encoded by the coding sequence GTGAACGTACTTCTCATCGGCGGCGGCGGGCGCGAGCATGCGCTGGCATGGAAACTGGCGCAGAGCCCTCTCCTCGACACGCTCTACTGCGCGCCCGGAAATGCAGGCATCGCCGAGACGGCCGAATGCGTCTCTCTCGATGTGGGCGATCATGGCGCGGTCGCCAAATTCTGCGACGAGAAGAAGATAGGGCTTGTGGTCATCGGCCCCGAGGCGCCGCTGGTGTCCGGACTCTCTGACGATCTGGCGGCGCAAGGCCTCCCCGTGTTCGGCCCGTCCAAGGCGGCGTCGGCGCTGGAGGGCTCGAAAGGCTTCACCAAGGATTTGTGCACCGAGTTCGGCATCCCCACCGCTGCCTACGGCCGCTTCACGGATGCCGCCTCCGCCAAGGCCTATCTCGCGGGGCAGAAGCTGCCGATCGTCATCAAGGCCGATGGTCTTGCGGCCGGCAAAGGCGTCGTCATCGCAGAGAGACTAGACGAGGCCGAGGCCGCCATCGACGCCTGCTTCGACGGCGCCTTCGGGGATGCCGGTGCGGAAGTGGTCGTCGAGGAATTTCTGAACGGGGAGGAGGCGAGTTTCTTCGCCCTTGTCGACGGCGAGACCGCGCTGCCGCTTGCGACGGCCCAGGACCACAAGCGCGTCGACGACGGCGACCTGGGTCCGAACACGGGCGGCATGGGCGCCTATTCGCCGGCTCCCATTATGACAGACGCCCTGTGTGCCCGGACGATGGACGAGATCATCCTGCCGACGGTTGCCGCCATGAAGGCGCGCGGGACGCCGTTCAAAGGCGTGCTCTATGCGGGGCTGATGATCGAGGATGGGGCGCCAAAGCTCATCGAATACAATGTGCGCTTCGGGGACCCGGAGGCGCAGCCGCTGATGATGCGCCTGAAGTCGGACCTCCTGCCCGTGCTGCTGGCGACCGCGCAAGGACGGCTCAACGGTGTGACGCTGGATTGGGAGGCCGATGCGGCGCTGTGCGTGGTGATGGCGGCCAAGGGCTATCCCGGCGCCTACGACAAAGGGACCGAGATAAGGGGACTCGAGCGGGCCGGTGCCGATCCGCGCACCGCGATCTTTCATGCGGGCACGACGCGCGACGGATCGCGGATTTTTGCCACCGGCGGCCGGGTGCTCGGCGTGACGGCGCTCGGCGAGGACATCGCGACGGCGCAGACCCGCGCCTATCAAGCGGTGGACGCGATCGACTGGCCCGGCGGGTTCTGCCGCCGCGACATAGGCTGGCGAGCGCTGAAACGCGGCGCTTGA
- a CDS encoding DUF2093 domain-containing protein: MMNRFERNFGFKGEAKLRYLDGEVQVVTPGEFVRCAVTGTAIPLDELRYWSVALQEPYVDAAASLKRVRETSEKT; encoded by the coding sequence GTGATGAATCGCTTCGAACGCAATTTCGGCTTCAAGGGTGAAGCCAAGCTCCGCTATCTGGATGGAGAGGTGCAGGTGGTCACGCCGGGCGAGTTCGTCCGCTGCGCGGTGACAGGGACCGCCATTCCGCTCGATGAGCTGCGCTATTGGAGCGTCGCGTTGCAGGAGCCCTACGTGGACGCCGCCGCCTCGCTGAAGCGGGTCCGCGAGACCTCCGAGAAAACCTAG
- the xseA gene encoding exodeoxyribonuclease VII large subunit yields MAPRNPQPEPTNVTEYSVSELAFALKRTVEDAYGLVRLRGEISGYRGPHASGHCYFRLKDEGAAIEAVVWRGTFSRLKFKPEEGLEIVAKGKITTYPGGSKYQIVIEDLEPAGAGALMALLEQRKKQLAAEGLFDEARKQELPFLPDVIGVVTSPTGAVIRDILHRLGDRFPSHVIVWPVRVQGETCAAEVAAAIAGFNAGAATEGILPDLIIVARGGGSLEDLWGFNEEIVVRAAAASAIPLISAVGHETDWTLIDLVADYRAPTPTAAAERAVPVRSELLSAVQTYGVRMAGTMRRALEHWRSRVTASARGLPRREAILGLPRQRLDTASGRLLQSLRANTNSHRAVLARTAAALRPGLVARQAATARDLLKRLDRDRSRAIQARVERARQRLDAQAKLLGTLGYQNVLARGFALVRDAEGSMVRSARAVHSGEALDIQFSDGHIGVQVVGGTAGAPAAAKPKVPGTARKKAKSEPEGSQGSLL; encoded by the coding sequence ATGGCACCCCGCAATCCACAGCCTGAGCCGACCAACGTCACCGAATACTCGGTGTCGGAGCTGGCTTTTGCGCTGAAGCGCACGGTCGAGGACGCCTACGGCCTCGTGCGTCTGCGCGGCGAGATCTCGGGCTATCGTGGGCCCCATGCCTCCGGCCACTGTTATTTCCGGCTCAAGGACGAAGGCGCGGCTATCGAGGCGGTCGTCTGGCGCGGCACGTTCTCGCGGCTGAAATTCAAACCCGAGGAAGGGCTGGAGATCGTCGCCAAGGGCAAGATCACCACCTATCCCGGCGGGTCGAAATATCAGATCGTGATCGAGGACCTGGAGCCGGCGGGCGCGGGCGCGCTCATGGCGCTGCTGGAGCAGCGCAAGAAGCAACTTGCCGCCGAAGGCCTGTTCGACGAGGCGCGCAAACAGGAGCTGCCTTTCCTGCCGGACGTCATCGGCGTGGTGACCTCGCCCACGGGCGCCGTCATCCGCGACATTCTCCATCGCCTCGGCGACCGCTTCCCCTCCCATGTCATCGTGTGGCCGGTGCGGGTGCAAGGCGAGACCTGCGCGGCGGAGGTCGCTGCCGCCATCGCCGGCTTCAACGCGGGCGCGGCGACCGAAGGCATTCTCCCGGACCTCATCATCGTGGCGCGGGGCGGCGGCAGCCTGGAGGATTTGTGGGGCTTCAACGAGGAGATCGTCGTGCGGGCCGCGGCCGCGAGTGCGATTCCGCTGATCTCCGCCGTCGGCCACGAGACCGACTGGACCTTGATCGACCTTGTGGCCGACTACCGGGCCCCAACCCCGACCGCCGCCGCCGAGCGCGCGGTCCCGGTGCGCTCCGAGCTTTTGAGCGCGGTGCAGACCTACGGCGTGCGCATGGCCGGCACGATGCGCCGGGCGCTGGAGCATTGGCGCAGCCGGGTCACGGCATCGGCGCGGGGGCTGCCCCGCCGCGAGGCCATCCTCGGCCTGCCGCGTCAGCGGCTCGATACCGCGAGCGGCCGGCTGCTCCAGTCCTTGCGGGCGAACACAAACAGCCACCGGGCGGTTCTGGCGCGGACGGCGGCCGCCTTGCGGCCAGGGCTTGTGGCCCGTCAGGCTGCCACGGCGCGCGACCTGCTGAAGCGCCTCGACCGGGACCGCTCGCGGGCGATCCAAGCCCGTGTGGAGCGCGCACGCCAGCGGCTTGATGCGCAGGCGAAGCTCTTGGGCACACTCGGCTATCAGAACGTCCTCGCGCGCGGGTTTGCGCTTGTCCGGGACGCGGAGGGTTCGATGGTGCGCAGCGCCCGCGCCGTGCATAGCGGCGAAGCGCTCGACATTCAGTTCTCGGATGGCCATATCGGTGTCCAGGTGGTAGGCGGCACAGCTGGGGCGCCTGCGGCAGCAAAACCAAAAGTACCTGGGACCGCTCGGAAGAAAGCCAAATCGGAACCTGAGGGCTCTCAGGGCAGCCTGCTCTAG
- a CDS encoding nucleoside deaminase, translating into MTAKLAEDGASGKRSKSTPMDLALDEARAAADRGEVPVGAVVVDTNGSVLAQAGNRTLELRDPTAHAEILALRAAASALRSERLIDCDLYVTLEPCAMCAGAISFARVRRLYFGASDPKGGAVEHGPRFFSQPTCHHVPEIYGGIGETASSSLLRDFFAARR; encoded by the coding sequence ATGACGGCGAAGCTTGCAGAAGATGGCGCCTCCGGCAAGCGCTCCAAATCGACGCCGATGGATCTGGCGCTGGACGAAGCGCGCGCCGCGGCCGATCGCGGCGAGGTGCCGGTCGGGGCGGTCGTGGTCGATACGAACGGGTCGGTGCTGGCGCAGGCTGGCAACCGCACGCTGGAACTGCGCGATCCCACGGCCCATGCGGAAATTCTGGCTTTGCGGGCGGCGGCATCGGCGCTTCGCAGCGAGCGCCTGATCGACTGCGATCTCTACGTGACGCTCGAACCCTGCGCTATGTGCGCGGGCGCGATTTCCTTCGCGAGGGTAAGGCGTCTGTATTTCGGCGCGAGCGATCCCAAGGGCGGCGCGGTTGAACATGGGCCACGCTTCTTCAGCCAGCCCACCTGCCACCATGTCCCCGAAATCTATGGAGGCATTGGCGAGACGGCGTCGTCGTCGCTGCTACGGGACTTCTTCGCCGCGCGCCGTTGA